Below is a window of Nicotiana tabacum cultivar K326 chromosome 19, ASM71507v2, whole genome shotgun sequence DNA.
TGAACATAATGATGCTTTCTGTTCAAAGAGTAACTTCTCACGAATATTACCCTATTTTTTGGTTCAATTAATAATTCAAGaggctctttcgattacctagTTGAATCACAaatttaaactagagcataagaAGTAAAGAAATTCGATATAaaactcctctttcgattaagccAAATACTGAACAACTTCACAATATAATTCAAACTCCATCAATTAAGTCAACCAATTGTTTAGAATCGAATCCCTAATCGAATTATTAATACACCATGTCTGTTAACACCCAAAGAAAAACTACTCCATGTCAATGGAAAAATTCATCTCAAGAAGGTTTAAAGACATTGAAAACATCAATGCTAATAATTCGATACAAACTCCCGTATTGCACCGATTATAGGTTGaaatcttgatgaattcttgTGTCATCTTGCCTTAGTTGCTTCTCAAATCTTTCGTAGGTCAAAAGTCACCTCAAATCatgttttggtgtatttataccatgtagaagCGGGTCCAGACGGAACTACCCTTTCCTAGTCGAATTGAAAAATTACTCTAAGGAAAATACACGGGTGCGGAGCGCCTCGCGGCATGCCACGCGCCGCGTTAGTGGGCATCTTCAGAGAACAGATTCTGACAAGCTTTTCCCAATTGAATGTCGCGCCTCGCCGCGCCCCATGCGGAGCGATAGTGCTTTTTTCTTAGAGTGTtcctttttattaattttttgttaTCCATACTTGGTCatcgacccccgaacgcgattccagtttaattccttgggcttttactcagacttcaaagctctaattTGTTTGATTCAGCTCCAAATTAACtttttaactcaaaatcaattCCTTCGaggcataaaacacgtaataaATGCAAATCACCATcgtttaagctcaaacacaagtaaaatgcagtaattagagtGTAAAATGCAGCTAAAACACGAGTTTCTAACCTACCATCAACTAAATGTCAACCCACAACCTTAATTCTAGACATTCACACTTTTATGtcgagggtcatgtcctcggtaagctgaggTAGTGTCATATCCTTCCAAATCACTCCTCCCTTATATTTTTTAGGCCTCCCTCTACCCCTCCTCTGACCCGTCacggtcaacctctcacacctcgtGACCGGGACATCGGAGCATCTTCTCTTTACATGTCCGAACCATATCAGCCTCAATTCTCGCAACTTGTTCCACAAGAGCGACACTCACCTggtccctaataacttcattctTGATCTTGTCTTTCCTGGTATGCTCCCACATCCAACTTAACATCTTCATTTCTATTATTGCCAAGGGAAGTGTAGGTTCAATTCTCTTTAGCCTCAAAGGTTTTAACAAAAATTGCTCGCTTAAATATGTTCAAGAAATACAATGTCTAGGTCGAGCCTTGAGCCTACGGCCTTTATAAGCCCAAATATGAGTTTGACCAGTGGACCAAGAAGTACTATTTTCTAGGAATAAGCGGTGCCATTATTATATATTGCTTCATTTTTACAGAATATtagtataaatatttattatttttcccgGCGAAGCGACGTCAGATGACACCGCCCCCACCTTGTGCATCTGCCCCTGGTAGTAGTACAATTGAAATCTCATTCACTACTGTGCTCTTGCGTTGAACCAAGCATAGGAGGTATACTCTGTTCATGTCGAAAAACATTTAGTGGATCAATTTGTGTCTTAGCTTTAACCAACCTATCATAGTTATGCAAGAAATACATTTCACCCCACGCTCTAGCTCTCTCCACAGCATCAACAGAGGAAGAAGAACTACGACTACTAGCATTTCGCAGTAAGTAGTCGTCGTCCATATTCACTCCAAGATCCATATCCAAGTAGTTGATATAAGCTCCCCTTGGCGAGCTTGAAACAAAAGGCGCCATTTTATTGTAAAATCCCCTTGTCCACTCTATGTACTCGTTGCTCTTGGCATCGTCCTCTTCGTTCCAAAATGCATAATATTGAACCGCGAAAAGGTTACCCTTTCGATGAGGGAAAGCAATAGCTTGATCACTAATCTTGTCCATGACTCCGCCATAAGGATCGAAGACAAGGAATGACTTGGGGTTTTTCTCGAGTTCAACAAGAGCTGTCATCATCGCGTCCATTGAAAATGGAGTCTTCACAAAATCTGATTTGCCTTTGAAGAAAGTTTTTGCGTCCATGTAGCGTTCTTTCAAACGGGAGATATCGTCAGAGGAGTTCCCGAATACGTTATCTAATTCGGAAAAGAAAAGTGCTGACTCAATCCAAGTCATTTCTTTGGCGTCATCATTCTTAGCGTCCAGCTCTGGAAATGCCTCATTTAATATGGAAACCGCTTCAGTTTTTGGACCCAAATAAAGTGCATTGAATTGGGGAAATGTTTCAATAGGAGTAGTATTTCCGTAATTCATATCCGCCCGCAGATCTATAGGTCTCATGAGTACTCCTAGAGTAAAATCATCGGCCAAATTTGGAGTAACTATTTGCCATTTCTGAAGTAGTTGAGCCACGTATTGTTTGGATCCAGGCCTATAGATCATACAAGTTGTTACGATTTTAGGCACTTTGAGTAATCGAATTTTCCAGGCATAAATAATTCCCCAATTTCCACCGCCGCCACCTCTGATTGCCCAAAATACGTCTTCTCCCATGGCTTTCCGGTCTAATAACCGTCCTTCAGCATCAATTAGAAGAGCATCAACGACACTATCAGCAGCGAGTCCGAATTTTCTGGACATTAGTCCAAAGCCGCCACCTGAAATATGACCTCCAGATCCTACTGTTGGTCCCGAACCTGCTGAAAATGCATGAACGTCACTAACCCTGGAAATGGCGTAATAAATTTGGCCAATTGTTGCGCCGCCCTGAGCCCAAGCTGTTTCGGAATCCAAATCTACTGAAACGtcgtctaatttcatcaagtcaacGATCACGAAAGGGGAACCGTCAAAGGAAACGTAAGAAGTTCCCTCGTAACTGTGTCCTCCGCACCTTACTCTGATTTCATAAGATGTTTGTCTGCAACAAAGAATGGTACTCACGAGCTCCTCTTTGCTGTTTGGTAGGATAATGACCGTTGGTTTCGGCATGTAAGATGCAGCAAATCGAAGATTCTGAAGGGAAAAATCGAGCAAGTTAA
It encodes the following:
- the LOC142161595 gene encoding berberine bridge enzyme-like C-2, producing MFPIIILISFSFTFLFASVTSGAGGVTNLSTCLINHNVHNFSIYPTKNDQSSSNYFNLLDFSLQNLRFAASYMPKPTVIILPNSKEELVSTILCCRQTSYEIRVRCGGHSYEGTSYVSFDGSPFVIVDLMKLDDVSVDLDSETAWAQGGATIGQIYYAISRVSDVHAFSAGSGPTVGSGGHISGGGFGLMSRKFGLAADSVVDALLIDAEGRLLDRKAMGEDVFWAIRGGGGGNWGIIYAWKIRLLKVPKIVTTCMIYRPGSKQYVAQLLQKWQIVTPNLADDFTLGVLMRPIDLRADMNYGNTTPIETFPQFNALYLGPKTEAVSILNEAFPELDAKNDDAKEMTWIESALFFSELDNVFGNSSDDISRLKERYMDAKTFFKGKSDFVKTPFSMDAMMTALVELEKNPKSFLVFDPYGGVMDKISDQAIAFPHRKGNLFAVQYYAFWNEEDDAKSNEYIEWTRGFYNKMAPFVSSSPRGAYINYLDMDLGVNMDDDYLLRNASSRSSSSSVDAVERARAWGEMYFLHNYDRLVKAKTQIDPLNVFRHEQSIPPMLGSTQEHSSE